GGGAGGCGGCGGTACGGAGTGCTCCTCGGCGAAGGGGCGAGGGTCCGGAGGACGCAGCTCGGTCTGCGGTTCCGTCGTCATGTGCGCGAGAACATAATCCGATCGCGCGGCGGGGACAATGGCGGAGTCGTTCCAGACGAGTCATTCTCGTGGGGTCGCTCCCGCGGAGCTATCGTCGCGTCGCCACCGCCACGAAGCCGTGCCGCTTCGCCCAGTCGAACGCGATCCGCATGAGCCTCCACGTCAGGTCCGTGTCGCCTGGGTTCATGTGGCGCGTGTCGAGCCAGACCTGCTCCTTGGGCTCCTTCGCCGCGTCGAAGAGCCGCTGCGCGAGATCCTCGGGAATCATCTCGTCCTTCCGGCCGCTCACGATGAGCACCGGGCGCGGGCTGATCTTCGGAATGAGGCGCTCGGGCTCGAGATCGTGGAAGACCGCCCGCGTCGCGCCGCGGACGAGCGGTCGGGTCCAGCCGGGGATCCCCTTGATGTTCCGCTCCGCCCACGCGCCGAGATCGGCTGCCCCGTAGAGGACCGCGACCCCGGAAAACCTGGGATCCTCCGCGGCCGCCTTCAGGACGAACGGCACGCCCAGTGAGGCCCCCACGATCACGATCCGCGTCGAGTCGATCTCGCGCAGGCCCGCCACGTAGTCTCCCGCGTCGCGAAGCAGCGGCGCCATGTCCCGCGTGGCGCGCCACACCTTGGGGACGACGTCGTCGATCTGATCGCGCGAGATCGAGCGGCGCGGACCCTCGTACGGATAGTCGACCGAGAGCAGAGCGACGCCCGGTCCGGCGTGCAGGTACTCCGCGGTCATCCAGCCGTGCTCGTGTCCCCCGGCGATCACGACGCACGCGAGGGAGCGTGGCTTGGCGCCGCGCGGGATCCGGAGCGTGGCTCGGGCGCGAATGCCACCGTCGCGCTGGAACCAGAGCCGCTTCACGGTCACCCAGGCGGTGCGCTCGAGCAGCGACTCGGCGGGAGCGTCGCTGCTCGATTTCGGCGCTCCCGTCCGCGTGACCTCGCAGGCCGACGCGAGCGCGAACGCGAGCGCGGCGATGCCCGCCGCGCGGAACGCTGCCGCGATCCGCGAGCGGACGCCAGCTCCTCGCGGATCGGTCGCCCGGTGTTCCGTCATGCTCCAATGATATGCTCAACCGATGAAGCGAAAGCGTCTTCTCGTGCTGGGCGGCGGATTCGCCGGGCTCGACGTGGTGCGGTCGATCGGCCGGTCGAGGCGCGCGCGCGAGTACTGGGACACGCTCCTCATCGACAAGGAGAACTTCTTCCAGTTCAACCCGCTGCTCCCCGCGGTCGCGGTCGGCGCGGTGGAGACGCGGCACATCGTCTACCCGCTGCGCGAGGTCTCGATTCACCGGCGGGTCCGGTTCCAGAAGAACAAGGCGACCCGGATCGACCTCGAGCAGCGCGAGGTGCATCTCCACAACAACCTGGTCGAGCGATACGACACGCTCGTCATCTCCCTCGGCAGCGTGACGAACTACTACGCCGTTCCCGGCGCCCGGGAGAACACGTACGCGTTCAAGACCATCGTGGACGCGATGACGCTTCGCGCTCGGTTCGTCGAGCTGTTCGAGATGGCGGAGCAGGCCGTGAGCGAGGAGCAGCGGCGGCGGCTCCTCTCCGTCGTGGTCGTGGGCGGCGGCGTGACCGGGGTCGAGGTCGCCGCGGAGCTTTCGGAGATGGCCCGTGAGACGCTCCTGCCCCGCTACCCCAACCTTCGCGCCGGGGACATCTCCGTCACCGTGCTCGAGGGCGGCGACCGGATCGTGCCGAACGCGCGCCCGGAGCACTCCGTCTACGTGCACCGCTTCCTCGAGAAGCGTGGCGTCCGGATCGAGTTGAACGCTCGCGCCTCACGCGTCGATCCCAAGTGCGTGCGCCTCGCGGACGGACGCTCGTTCTACGGGTTCACCCTTCTCTGGACGGCAGGGGTCACGCCGCCGCCGGTCGTGGCCGAGCTGCCGCTCCGGAAGCACAAGGACGGGCGCGTCCGCGTGGACGAGCATCTGAGGGCGCTCCGGCCGGACGGCACGCCGGTGGAGGATCTCTACGTGCTCGGGGACTGCGCCGCTTCGATCAAGCCCGACGGCACCATGCAACCGGCGCTCTCCCAGACCGGCATCGCGATGGGGAGCTATGTCGGGAAGAAGCTCGTGCGGGAGGCCGAGGGCAAGACCATGCCGCGGTTCGACTGGAAGGACGCGGGGTACATCATCTCGCTCGGGAAGCACAGCTCCGTGCTGGAGCTCTTCGGCATTCCGATGTCCGGGAAGCTCGCGTGGCTCCTCTGGGCAGGCGCGTATCTCGTGAAGATGGTCGGGCTCCGGAAGCAGATCGAGGTCGGAATCGACCAGATCACCCATCTCTTCTTCGAGCACGACACGTCCCAGATCCTGAACCGGCGCGCGGTGCTCTCGGACGAGGAGCTGAACCTGTCGCTCGCTCCTGTCGACGTGGAGGCGACCTCCTGTGTGACCGAGGTCACGAACGCGTGTGGACCTCCACCGTAACGTTCGGTGTTGAACGGGTACTAACGGTTACTGAGGAGGTGCCACCCATGAAACGACGACTCGTCTCCATGCTGAGCGGCCTGCTGCTCCTCGCGGGGAGCGGCGTGACCCTGGCTCACGAGGACCACGCGGCCGCCCCGGGGGCCAAGGCCGCGGGTACGGCGGCGAAAGCCAAGCAAACCACCCTCACCGGTGAGATCGTGGACACCGGCTGTTACCTGGGGCAGGGAGAGCGCGGCGCGAAGCACCTGCAGTGCGCGCAGCTCTGCATCCGGAAAGGGATGCCCATGGGGCTCCTGACCGCGGCCGGCGATCTCTACCTGGTGGTGCCTCCGCATTCCAAGACGGAGGCGTACAAGAAGGTGCAAGATTGGGCCGGCCTCGACGTCGAGATCACCGGAACCCTGATGGCGCGGAACGGCATGAAGTCGATCGAGGTCGCCTCCGCGCGCCGTCCTCCCGCGAAGGCGAACCCCTGAGCTGATGGCGCGCGGGGAGAGCGGCTCGACCCCCCGCGCGCCGTCCCGCGCCTCGCGATTGCGGCTCCTCCTGATCGCCGCAACCCTCCTCGTCCTCACCTTCCTCGCCGCCGCCTACTGGATCTTCCGTCCGAACCTGACGGCCGCCGAGCGCGGCCGGCGCCTCGCGGAGTCGAACGGATGCTTTGGCTGCCATGGACCCGAGGGGCTCCGCGGCTCGGGGAATCCAGGGCGCGAGGAAGGCGCGGTGCCGAACTTCGAAGGGACGTTGATGATGTACGCCGAGTCCGAGCAGGACGTGCGCGAATGGATTCGCGACGGCGCTCCGCGCGCGCGGCGCGAGGATCCCGCGTGGAGAGCGGAGCGCGCGAAGGGAGCGGTACGGATGCCGGCATACGGGAGGCGGCTCTCCGAGCGCGAGATCGAGGATCTCGTGGCGTTCGTCATGACCGTCGGCGAGATGCACGCTCCCGAGGACTCCCTCGCGCTCCACGGGCGCGAGCGCGCCGAGGCGCTCGGCTGCTTCGGCTGTCACGGCGCGGGCGGCCGCCTGGCTCGGCCCAACCCCGGGTCCCTGAAGGGTTACGTGCCGCCGTGGGACGGTCCGGACTTCCTCGAGCTGGTTTCCGGTGAAGGGGAGTTCCGCGAGTGGGTCGAAGAAGGCGTCGGGCAGCGGTTCCGCACGAATCCGGTGGCGCAGTTCTTCCTGAAACGCGCGCCGCTGAAGATGCCCGCCTACCGCGATCACCTCGAGCCGGGAGACGTCCAGGCGTTGTGGGCCTACGTCCAATGGCTCCGAGCCGCCCGGACAACCTCGAAACCGGCCTCCATTCCGTAGCGCCCCGGCGGGCGCCCGCCCGCGTTTCTCCCCGTCCCCTGGATCGATTACAGTTCCCGTTTTGAAAGCGGCTTCCCCACCCAGGTACACGCGAGGAGGAGACGTGTCGTCGATCAAGCTGGCCATACTCGGAGCTGGAAACATCGGCTCGGCGATCGCCGAAGGGCTCGTCGAGGCTCGCCGGCTGTCCCCGACGGACATCCTCCTGAGCCGGCGACGCGCGGATCTGCTCGAGAGCTTTCGCGGACGCGGGTACGGGATCGCCGGAAATCCGGAGTCCGTTCGGGAGGCGGGAGTCATCCTCGTCGCCGTCGAGCCGCGGCAGATCGACGGATTGCTGCGCGAGATCCGGAGCGAGCTGCGCCCGGACCGTCACGAGCTGATCTCGGTCGTGAGCGGCGTCACGATCGCTCAGATCCGCGCGATCGTGGGCTCCGAGATCCCCGTGGTTCGCGCCATGCCGAACACCGCGGTGTCCATCCGCGAGTCGATGACGTGCCTGGCCACCGACGTGCCCGGAGGCCGCGCGGTCGAGACGGCACGGTCCCTGTTCGACTCCGTCGGCAGGACGCTCGTCCTCGCGGAGGAGCAGATGATCGCCGCGACCGCGCTCGCCGCTTGCGGAGTCGCGTTCTTCCTGAGGGCGATCCGCGCTGCCTCGCAGGGCGGAATCGAGATCGGACTGCACACGGACGACGCGCTCCTCATGGCCGCGCAGACGGCGCGAGGCTCCGCATCCCTCCTCCTCGCGCGCGGGCTTCACCCCGAGCACGAGATCGACCGCGTCACCACCCCGCGCGGCTGCACGATCTCCGGGCTCAATCGGATGGAGCACGAGGGATTCTCGTCGGCGATGATCCGGGGAATCGTCACGTCCGCGGAGAAGGCGGGACACCTCTACGCGCCTGATGTGTCCTGAACCGCACCCGCGGCAGGACGGGGCCGCCCGGACCAGCGCGACTACCACTTCGGTACCGTAGCCGCCGCGCGGCCGCGGCCGATAGAATCTCATGCATGAAACTCCACCGGGCCGCAATCGTCGCAGCGATTCTGTACGTCGGCCTTGCCGTCGTGGGTTCCTCGGTCCGCGGCGGGGTGGATCCCAACGGACCGCGGGGTGCTTCACTGCGTGAGGGGAGCGGGAAGCACCCCGTGACGTTCCGTGGGGAGATCGTCGACTACTACTGCTACATCGAGAAGGGGCTCACCGGTCCCGCGCACCGCGAATGCGGTCTCAAGTGCGTGGCCGGGGACGTCTGCATGGGGATCCTGACGGAGAGTGACGAGCTGTACATGCTCTCCGTGGATCACATCCGCGCCATGACTCCAACCGCTTTCGTGGGGATACCCGACGCCTTCACCCAGTGCCGCTCGATGATCTCGTACAAGGTCGAGCTGCAAGGCAAGGCGATGCAGCGGAAGGGTCAGAAGATCATCGAGGTCACATCGGTCAAGAAGATCTGACGCGCGGTCTCCGTCCGAGCCCCTGTCTTGCGAGGCGATCCCCACCGGGGTCGCCTCGTTCCTTCATCGAGCCGGTTCGCTTCCCGCCGTGAGCCGCTCCAGCGTCGCTCTCATCTCCGCCGTATCCCACTCCTGGCGGGTCGCGAAGCGCGCGATCACAAGCCCCGCCGGATCGACGAGGTAGGTGTCCGGAAGCTGGCGCACGGAGTAGGCGCTCGCGGCCTCACCGGTGGGATCGCGCACCACGTGCCGGGGCAACTCGCCCCCGAAGAACTCGCGCAGGCTCTCCCAGTCAGGGTCTGCGCTCACGGCCCATACCCGCACGCCCGACGGTCCGCGCCTCGCGAGTCCCGTAAGCGACGGGATCTCCTTCACGCAGGGCGGGCACCACGTCGCCCAGAAGTGGACGAGCTGATACCGGTCCGACCGGGCCGGTATCGTGAGACGTGAGCCGTCCGGACGTTCGACCACGATGTCGCGACCTTGCTCCAGGCGAGGCTCCATCGCGATAGGTACGTTCCTCCCCGCACGCTCGCGTTCCAGGCGCAGGTAGAGGAGAACCAGCGCGACCTGGGCCCCCAGGAGCAGGGCGGCCGCGAGGATCCACCGCCGACGGTTCACGGCCGAGCCTCATCGTGCTCGGCCGCCTCGATCCGGCGCTTCCCGCGGCGCTCCGCCAGCACGTAGATCGCGGGCAACACGAAGAGGGTGAGGATGGTCGAGGACACGACGCCGCCGATGACGACCGTCGCGAGCGGCCGCTGCACCTCGGCTCCGATCCCGGTGTTGAGCGCCATCGGCACGAATCCGAGGCTCGCGACGAGCGCCGTCATGAGCACGGGGCGGAGCCTCCGCTCGGCCGCCGCGGGCACCGCTTCCTCCACCGGCGTGCCGGACCGGATCATCTGGCGCAGCGTCGACACCAGGACGAGCGCGTTGAGCACCGACACTCCGGAGAGCGCGATGAACCCGATCGCGGCCGAGATGCTGAACGGAATCCCCCGGAGCCACAGCGCCACGACGCCTCCGACCACCGCGAGCGGCACCGCCACGAAGACGCGAGCCGCGTCGGGGACGCTCCGGAACGTGAGGTAGAGGAGGCCGAAGATGAGGCCGAGGGCGAGCGGGATCACGACGAGGAGACGGCGCTGCGCGCGCTCGAGGTGCTCGAACTGCCCTCCGAACCGGATGTAGTACCCCGCCGGGAGCGCGACCCGCTCGTCGATTCCGCGCCGCACGTCCGCCACGT
This region of Candidatus Eisenbacteria bacterium genomic DNA includes:
- a CDS encoding TlpA disulfide reductase family protein is translated as MNRRRWILAAALLLGAQVALVLLYLRLERERAGRNVPIAMEPRLEQGRDIVVERPDGSRLTIPARSDRYQLVHFWATWCPPCVKEIPSLTGLARRGPSGVRVWAVSADPDWESLREFFGGELPRHVVRDPTGEAASAYSVRQLPDTYLVDPAGLVIARFATRQEWDTAEMRATLERLTAGSEPAR
- a CDS encoding dienelactone hydrolase family protein, encoding MTEHRATDPRGAGVRSRIAAAFRAAGIAALAFALASACEVTRTGAPKSSSDAPAESLLERTAWVTVKRLWFQRDGGIRARATLRIPRGAKPRSLACVVIAGGHEHGWMTAEYLHAGPGVALLSVDYPYEGPRRSISRDQIDDVVPKVWRATRDMAPLLRDAGDYVAGLREIDSTRIVIVGASLGVPFVLKAAAEDPRFSGVAVLYGAADLGAWAERNIKGIPGWTRPLVRGATRAVFHDLEPERLIPKISPRPVLIVSGRKDEMIPEDLAQRLFDAAKEPKEQVWLDTRHMNPGDTDLTWRLMRIAFDWAKRHGFVAVATRR
- a CDS encoding c-type cytochrome, translated to MARGESGSTPRAPSRASRLRLLLIAATLLVLTFLAAAYWIFRPNLTAAERGRRLAESNGCFGCHGPEGLRGSGNPGREEGAVPNFEGTLMMYAESEQDVREWIRDGAPRARREDPAWRAERAKGAVRMPAYGRRLSEREIEDLVAFVMTVGEMHAPEDSLALHGRERAEALGCFGCHGAGGRLARPNPGSLKGYVPPWDGPDFLELVSGEGEFREWVEEGVGQRFRTNPVAQFFLKRAPLKMPAYRDHLEPGDVQALWAYVQWLRAARTTSKPASIP
- a CDS encoding NAD(P)/FAD-dependent oxidoreductase, yielding MKRKRLLVLGGGFAGLDVVRSIGRSRRAREYWDTLLIDKENFFQFNPLLPAVAVGAVETRHIVYPLREVSIHRRVRFQKNKATRIDLEQREVHLHNNLVERYDTLVISLGSVTNYYAVPGARENTYAFKTIVDAMTLRARFVELFEMAEQAVSEEQRRRLLSVVVVGGGVTGVEVAAELSEMARETLLPRYPNLRAGDISVTVLEGGDRIVPNARPEHSVYVHRFLEKRGVRIELNARASRVDPKCVRLADGRSFYGFTLLWTAGVTPPPVVAELPLRKHKDGRVRVDEHLRALRPDGTPVEDLYVLGDCAASIKPDGTMQPALSQTGIAMGSYVGKKLVREAEGKTMPRFDWKDAGYIISLGKHSSVLELFGIPMSGKLAWLLWAGAYLVKMVGLRKQIEVGIDQITHLFFEHDTSQILNRRAVLSDEELNLSLAPVDVEATSCVTEVTNACGPPP
- the proC gene encoding pyrroline-5-carboxylate reductase; the encoded protein is MSSIKLAILGAGNIGSAIAEGLVEARRLSPTDILLSRRRADLLESFRGRGYGIAGNPESVREAGVILVAVEPRQIDGLLREIRSELRPDRHELISVVSGVTIAQIRAIVGSEIPVVRAMPNTAVSIRESMTCLATDVPGGRAVETARSLFDSVGRTLVLAEEQMIAATALAACGVAFFLRAIRAASQGGIEIGLHTDDALLMAAQTARGSASLLLARGLHPEHEIDRVTTPRGCTISGLNRMEHEGFSSAMIRGIVTSAEKAGHLYAPDVS